A stretch of the Arachis stenosperma cultivar V10309 chromosome 6, arast.V10309.gnm1.PFL2, whole genome shotgun sequence genome encodes the following:
- the LOC130933003 gene encoding uncharacterized protein LOC130933003 has protein sequence MINQQALSPHIGSNSPKARKTTMTEGTIGKSGGTLRTYKREKNPTPTTTGTDPDYLPIPTPPSSPEGSTFRLKRRNKQRRSGSTPAPKGETPKGKRKLFNSGSISGVGQSKGEKTHITSSSIPAVQYAEQQNFLQIRHVDRSQWGKEIGKNIPRGMPLTFFPTKDMKIVGLDLCAAAYIFNTKLDQDELLVRSPHCAITRGALRTLEPRKPVVDDVLILLACMLAGNSTRIHWFLPTTFSQIATGRGPVPYTTLKAIREDFMGKANRVCKLVYLDSLPSEDDRPKRLRQLKKVAIFLEELLDSDDWYDEPTNPRIMCSDYEIKEPKVTRQDPGSNDCGLYVAQWMIMYHLWNSYEAEKITDYSHMRLAVDMVLKYHNDKRMEVIQAALEYWRNLTNGSPVAN, from the exons ATGATAAATCAGCAAGCTTTATCACCCCACATTGGTAGTAACTCTCCAAAAGCGAGGAAGACCACCATGACCGAAGGGACCATTGGAAAAAGCGGAGGAACATTAAGGACGTACAAGCGAGAGAAAAATCCTACTCCCACAACAACTGGAACCGACCCTGACTATCTCCCAATTCCGACGCCGCCATCTAGTCCAGAAGGTAGCACCTTCCGCTTGAAGCGCAGAAACAAACAGCGGCGTTCTGGATCGACCCCTGCCCCAAAAGGAGAAACCCCAAAGGGAAAGAGAAAACTATTTAACTCGGGGAGCATTTCTGGGGTGGGCCAGAGCAAGGGAGAAAAGACTCACATCACTAGCAGCTCCATCCCAGCAGTCCAATATGCTGAGCAACAAAACTTTCTGCAGATTCGCCATGTCGATAGGAGCCAGTGGGGGAAGGAGATTGGGAAAAATATTCCCCGT GGTATGCCATTAACTTTTTTCCCCACCAAGGACATGAAGATTGTAGGCCTTGATCTATGCGCTGCGGCGTACATATTCAACACGAAACTTGACCAAGA CGAGCTACTTGTTCGGAGCCCGCACTGCGCTATTACCAGGGGTGCTCTCAGAACTCTGGAGCCAAGGAAGCCCGTGGTCGACGAC GTGCTGATTCTACTTGCCTGCATGCTGGCCGGGAACTCCACCAGGATTCATTGGTTCTTGCCGACAACCTTCTCA CAAATTGCCACTGGAAGGGGACCAGTTCCTTATACGACACTGAAGGCCATTAGGGAGGATTTTATGGGCAAAGCCAACAGGGTCTGCAAG CTTGTGTACCTGGACTCCCTTCCCTCAGAAGATGATAGACCCAAGCGGCTTCGGCAACTTAAAAAAGTG GCTATCTTTCTGGAGGAGCTGCTGGACAGTGATGATTGGTATGATGAACCGACAAATCCTAGGATTATGTGCAGTGACTACGAGATAAAGGAGCCTAAGGTCACCAGGCAGGACCCCGGAAG CAATGATTGCGGCCTATACGTTGCGCAATGGATGATAATGTACCACCTGTGGAACTCGTACGAGGCTGAG AAAATTACAGACTACAGTCATATGAGGCTTGCTGTTGACATGGTGCTAAAGTACCATAATGACAAGCGCATGGAGGTCATCCAAGCTGCGTTGGAATACTGGAGGAACTTAACCAACGGTTCCCCAGTAGCTAACTGA